A stretch of Flavobacterium sp. N1994 DNA encodes these proteins:
- the gldJ gene encoding gliding motility lipoprotein GldJ, which translates to MKVNKVIAVKLLLSLVMIIGFASCSKKSSTKGGGSRATGWKINDKKGGFQYANKFKKQATGPGLVMVEGGTFTMGKVQDDVMHDWNNTPNQQHVMSFYMDETEVTNLMYMEYLNWLKTVFPPDQDNYKNIYEGASPDTLVWRNRLGYNETMTQNYLRHPAYAEYPVVGVNWIQATEFAKWRTDRVNEKILEEQKYLKKDSKVTDMTADKVFSTEAYLASPSTAKGGDEKLVLKRGAGRGAKPAAKGAAPGANNTAGNSAKNVYAQRTSGLILPEYRLPTEAEWEYAAAADVGQREYNQYKGQKKYPWSGSYTRSGKRQVRGDQLANFKQGKGDYGGIAGWSDDGADITNKVKSYPPNDFGLYDMAGNVAEWVADVYRPIVDDEANDFNYYRGNVYTKDKIGDDGKVELVTAETQKFDTLSNGKIISRNFPGQIAKVAVDEKETYLRQNFTQSDNRNYRDGDKQSTRYFKFGGSEEGDEKGKLKDDQRMYDSPRHNVSTDSLGNMVRKYDHSNKRTTLVNDDVRVYKGGSWRDRAYWLDPAQRRYFPQDMATDFIGFRCAMSRVGPKADKKKRARN; encoded by the coding sequence ATGAAAGTAAACAAAGTTATTGCTGTAAAGTTATTACTATCCTTAGTAATGATAATCGGTTTTGCTAGTTGTAGTAAAAAATCCAGCACTAAAGGTGGTGGTTCTAGAGCCACTGGATGGAAAATCAACGATAAAAAAGGAGGTTTTCAATACGCTAACAAATTTAAAAAACAAGCAACCGGCCCTGGTTTAGTTATGGTTGAAGGAGGAACATTTACCATGGGTAAAGTTCAGGATGACGTTATGCATGATTGGAATAACACTCCAAATCAGCAACACGTTATGTCTTTCTACATGGATGAGACAGAAGTAACAAATTTAATGTATATGGAATACTTAAATTGGTTAAAAACAGTTTTTCCACCAGACCAAGACAATTATAAAAACATCTACGAAGGCGCTTCACCAGACACATTGGTTTGGAGAAATCGTTTAGGATATAATGAAACGATGACTCAAAACTACCTAAGACATCCAGCTTATGCTGAATATCCTGTAGTTGGGGTTAATTGGATTCAAGCTACTGAATTTGCAAAATGGAGAACCGATCGTGTGAACGAAAAAATCCTTGAAGAGCAAAAGTATTTGAAAAAAGATTCAAAGGTTACTGATATGACCGCTGATAAAGTTTTCAGTACAGAAGCCTATCTTGCTTCTCCTTCAACTGCAAAAGGGGGAGATGAAAAACTTGTTTTGAAAAGAGGTGCTGGTAGAGGTGCAAAACCTGCTGCAAAAGGAGCTGCTCCTGGAGCAAACAATACTGCTGGAAACAGCGCTAAAAATGTTTACGCACAAAGAACTTCAGGTTTGATTTTACCAGAATATAGATTGCCAACGGAAGCTGAGTGGGAATATGCTGCTGCTGCTGATGTAGGTCAAAGAGAATACAATCAATACAAAGGACAAAAGAAATATCCTTGGTCTGGAAGTTATACTCGTTCAGGGAAACGTCAAGTAAGAGGAGATCAATTGGCTAACTTTAAGCAAGGTAAAGGCGATTATGGTGGAATTGCAGGTTGGTCTGATGATGGCGCTGATATTACTAACAAAGTGAAATCATATCCGCCTAATGATTTTGGATTATATGATATGGCAGGAAATGTGGCCGAATGGGTTGCTGATGTTTACAGACCTATTGTTGATGATGAAGCTAACGATTTCAACTACTACAGAGGAAATGTTTATACCAAAGATAAAATTGGAGATGATGGAAAAGTAGAGTTAGTTACTGCTGAGACTCAAAAATTTGATACCTTGTCTAATGGTAAAATTATTTCAAGAAATTTCCCTGGTCAAATTGCTAAAGTGGCAGTTGATGAGAAAGAAACTTATTTAAGACAAAACTTTACTCAATCAGATAATAGAAACTATCGTGACGGTGATAAACAATCAACAAGATATTTCAAATTTGGTGGATCTGAAGAAGGAGATGAAAAAGGAAAGCTTAAAGACGATCAAAGAATGTATGATTCTCCAAGGCATAATGTTTCTACAGATAGTTTAGGAAATATGGTTAGAAAGTATGACCACTCTAATAAACGTACTACTTTAGTAAATGATGATGTTAGAGTTTATAAAGGAGGTTCTTGGAGAGATAGAGCGTATTGGTTAGACCCAGCACAAAGACGATACTTTCCACAAGATATGGCTACTGACTTTATCGGATTTAGATGTGCCATGTCAAGAGTTGGTCCAAAAGCTGACAAAAAGAAAAGAGCAAGAAACTAA
- a CDS encoding UDP-N-acetylmuramoyl-tripeptide--D-alanyl-D-alanine ligase, with amino-acid sequence MTIQEIHNLFLQCSKVSIDTRKIQANSFFVAIKGERFDANTFAKEALEKGASYVIIDNPDYFIDERTIVVADSLIALQELAKFHRHYLKLPIIALTGSNGKTTTKELINVVLSKKFNTTATTGNLNNHIGVPLTLLSFTTETEIGIVEMGANHQKEIEFLCEIAQPDYGYITNFGKAHLEGFGGVEGVIKGKSEMYAYLKLNNKSVFVNLDDDIQNAKTVNFNRVTFSQKEMNATVFIESVTANPFVKIKVLGVEIHSHLIGLYNANNINAAITIGNHFGVSINDTKQAIESYIPENNRSQLLTKGTNEIILDAYNANPSSMRVALENFIQLDKDNKVVIIGDMYELGEESLSEHKAIVEYLMDNSLFECHFVGKDFFVNAISKDNFHFHSTFDDFTAFLKLNTLENKTLLIKGSRGMALERTLEYL; translated from the coding sequence ATGACCATTCAAGAGATTCATAATTTATTTTTGCAATGCAGTAAGGTTTCAATTGATACCCGAAAAATTCAAGCCAATTCATTTTTTGTTGCCATCAAAGGAGAGCGTTTTGATGCTAATACTTTTGCTAAAGAAGCATTAGAAAAAGGAGCATCTTATGTTATAATTGATAATCCAGATTACTTTATAGATGAGCGAACAATAGTAGTAGCCGATAGTCTAATTGCGCTTCAGGAGCTAGCCAAATTCCACAGACACTATTTAAAGCTGCCTATAATTGCATTAACAGGTAGTAACGGAAAAACTACAACCAAAGAATTAATCAATGTAGTCCTTTCTAAAAAATTCAATACTACAGCTACTACAGGGAACTTGAATAATCATATTGGAGTGCCACTAACCTTATTGTCATTTACTACTGAAACAGAAATTGGGATTGTAGAAATGGGAGCCAATCATCAAAAGGAAATTGAGTTTTTATGTGAAATAGCCCAACCTGATTATGGGTATATTACCAATTTTGGAAAAGCGCATCTTGAAGGATTTGGAGGAGTAGAAGGCGTAATAAAAGGGAAAAGTGAAATGTATGCTTATTTGAAGTTGAATAATAAATCGGTTTTTGTTAATTTGGATGATGATATTCAGAATGCTAAAACAGTAAATTTCAATAGGGTTACATTCAGTCAAAAGGAGATGAATGCTACTGTTTTTATTGAAAGTGTTACCGCTAATCCGTTTGTAAAAATTAAAGTCTTGGGTGTTGAAATCCATTCTCATTTAATCGGATTGTATAATGCCAACAATATTAATGCAGCCATAACTATTGGAAATCATTTTGGAGTATCTATAAACGATACTAAACAAGCAATTGAAAGTTATATTCCCGAGAATAATAGATCTCAGTTATTGACTAAAGGTACAAATGAGATTATATTAGATGCCTATAATGCCAATCCGAGCAGTATGAGAGTAGCTTTAGAAAACTTTATACAATTGGATAAAGACAATAAAGTAGTGATCATTGGCGATATGTATGAGCTTGGTGAAGAAAGTCTTTCAGAACATAAAGCTATAGTAGAGTATTTGATGGACAATAGTTTGTTTGAATGTCATTTCGTTGGGAAGGATTTCTTTGTCAATGCAATTTCAAAAGACAACTTCCATTTTCATAGTACATTTGATGATTTTACAGCCTTTTTAAAGTTGAATACATTAGAAAATAAAACGCTGTTGATAAAGGGCTCAAGAGGAATGGCATTAGAGCGGACTTTGGAATATCTATAA